From the Candida dubliniensis CD36 chromosome 2, complete sequence genome, the window ACTTCACTCCTCAAAAACCTCTGGCCTTTATCTTTTCTATTAAAAATAGGAAGGGACATTTTAACTTTCAATGCCATAATAAGCATCATAGAAATACAACATagcaaaaataaaaaatgcAATGGCTCCACCAATGGTAACATTTCTCatggaaatttttttagCCAAATATTTACCACCAATACAAGCAGCAGCAGTACAAAGTCCATGACCAATAATGGCACCAAGGATAACAAACCAATATTCTGAACCGGCTGCCATGGCAATAGTAGCAATTTGTGATCTATCACCCCATTCTCCTAAAAATGTCATGACAAATACTTGAATCCAAACTGGTGTAAACACAAATGTTGCTAAATTTTGAATCTGATTACCAATTTCAACATAAACTggagtattattattattattattattattattattagatgatGTGATTGCTCCACCAGTAGTAACACCACCTTCAATATCATTCATTTGAGTATTTAATTTACTCATggcaatttcttcttctacttctgccatttcttcatcaacacCCACATCTTTACTCATGGCTAATCCTTCtcttaataatttaactccaaatataataaataatattgatgcTAAAAATTGTGTCAATCTTTGTGAAATTAATGTAGGTAATGCATGACCAACAACTCCTGATAATACTGTCATTACTACTAACGATGAAAATGCTGCTGAAAACACAACAATTCTTGAATTTCTCATAGCCATTAATGCAGCAATTAAAAATGTTTTATCACCAATTTCAGAAACAATAATCATGGAAATTGACATGATAAATGCATTATATGATGTATCAGGAAGTTCTTGATTTTCattagatgatgatgacgagGATGAGGAtgaggatgatgatgaggcTTCATGACCAAGTTTGCCGCCGTTTTTATATGGATCTAATGGTTGTTTGGAATGTTTTGGTGTTGGATgattatcttcatcttctagTGGTTGTACACCTAATTTATGagttgatttatcaacGGTTGGCAGTAATGAATCATGAGTATCTTCTATTGAACCATCAATGTTTTCAATGATGGCTAGACAACTAGTAGATAATAAGGTTAAGGTGAATAAGAATTTAGACACCTTCATTGTTGAGacagaaagagaaaaagggGACTGGTctttaaattattgattttctagaagaagaagaagtagaaaaagaagaaggaaggaaggatGTAGTGATTATTATGAAGAGGGTCTATATGTAATGagaatgatttgattgatttttttttttttctttgctgtctgttttgtttgtttgtttgtttgaaacaaaaaaatttttttttggcttgTCGGAGTTGTTGGtgcgaaaaaaaaaaaaacataaatgtcaaaatattatagtgttaaaacaataatatcattTCAAGGGTAAAACCGACTAACACTAcaataataagaaaaatgaTCATTTATCAAGCTCATCTATTAACTACAAATTCTTGTAAGCAATGGTTTAAATCAATGTGATTATAAACCACCGTTTGAACTTAATATCCCTATCTTAAATTACACAAACATCAAGAACTCAAGAACGAATAAcctgaaaaaaaaggtgATGGCAtattattcttttaatGGCTTAGTAATAGTCTAAtacagaaaaagaataaataacACCAGAAGTGAACAATTTATGATCTAGATTTCGTGTTATACTATATAAGCTTAAGATAGGGTAATCTAATTGCAAAGAGTAAAAGCCAACAATTATTCATTATCTTTtaaactatttttttttttcgtgccgtttaaaaaaaagtcgGTTCAAGTTATACCCGAAATAACCATTGTCTTCAATTACATGCAAAGCtttacaaatcaaataataaactttATACTAGTATACATAcatatttttaaatcaaatactatatatatatatatatatatatatatatatattacgccaataataaattgtttaagATGGTTTCGAGGCAGATCATTATAATAAACTTCTAAAGATCAACCCCCTAACAAAACATCAAAgtgaacaaaaaaaaaaaaatggtaataataataataataataataataataaatatgcaaaatgaataattaAG encodes:
- a CDS encoding vacuolar protein, putative (Signal peptide predicted by SignalP 2.0 HMM (Signal peptide probability 0.996, signal anchor probability 0.003) with cleavage site probability 0.873 between residues 19 and 20;~5 probable transmembrane helices predicted by TMHMM2.0 at aa 137-159, 169-186, 257-276, 296-318 and 325-347;~In S. cerevisiae: GFP-fusion protein localizes to vacuole; function unknown, but known to be essential), with protein sequence MKVSKFLFTLTLLSTSCLAIIENIDGSIEDTHDSLSPTVDKSTHKLGVQPLEDEDNHPTPKHSKQPLDPYKNGGKLGHEASSSSSSSSSSSSSNENQELPDTSYNAFIMSISMIIVSEIGDKTFLIAALMAMRNSRIVVFSAAFSSLVVMTVLSGVVGHALPTLISQRLTQFLASILFIIFGVKLLREGLAMSKDVGVDEEMAEVEEEIAMSKLNTQMNDIEGGVTTGGAITSSNNNNNNNNNNTPVYVEIGNQIQNLATFVFTPVWIQVFVMTFLGEWGDRSQIATIAMAAGSEYWFVILGAIIGHGLCTAAACIGGKYLAKKISMRNVTIGGAIAFFIFAMLYFYDAYYGIES